A genomic window from Halorubrum trapanicum includes:
- a CDS encoding DUF120 domain-containing protein, with amino-acid sequence MTDATATDAAADVDPAALAALKHVGLVGGLSETKVSCAALGDRLDASTQTASRRLQTLESAGYVERDVVSDGQWVRVTDAGEAALRAEYADYRRLFESDVELSLRGSVTGGMGEGRHYITLPGYAEQFRERLGYDPFPGTLNVDLTEESVRRRGEMAGIDAVPIDAWEGEDRTYGAATCYGVTLVAGDERYEEVHAIVPDRTHHDDDQLELIAPDRLRDALDLTDGDSVEVRVEPTSRADEPGATAVETEAA; translated from the coding sequence ATGACAGACGCGACGGCGACCGACGCGGCGGCCGACGTGGACCCGGCTGCGCTCGCGGCCCTCAAACACGTCGGGCTGGTCGGCGGCCTCTCCGAGACGAAGGTGTCGTGTGCGGCGCTGGGGGACCGGCTCGACGCCTCCACGCAGACCGCCTCCCGACGCCTCCAGACGCTCGAATCCGCGGGCTACGTCGAGCGCGACGTGGTCAGCGACGGGCAGTGGGTTCGGGTGACCGACGCGGGCGAGGCCGCGCTCCGCGCGGAGTACGCCGACTACCGCCGGCTGTTCGAGTCGGACGTCGAGCTCTCGCTCCGCGGCTCGGTCACCGGCGGGATGGGCGAGGGGCGGCACTACATCACGCTGCCGGGGTACGCCGAGCAGTTCCGCGAGCGGCTCGGCTACGACCCGTTCCCGGGCACGCTCAACGTCGACCTCACCGAGGAGAGCGTCCGCCGGCGCGGCGAGATGGCCGGCATCGACGCCGTCCCCATCGACGCGTGGGAGGGCGAGGACCGCACCTACGGCGCCGCCACCTGCTACGGGGTCACCCTCGTCGCGGGCGACGAGCGGTACGAGGAGGTCCACGCCATCGTCCCCGACCGGACCCACCACGACGACGACCAGCTCGAGCTGATCGCGCCGGACCGCCTGCGCGACGCGCTCGACCTCACTGACGGCGACAGCGTGGAGGTCCGCGTCGAGCCGACGAGCCGCGCCGACGAGCCGGGAGCGACCGCGGTCGAGACGGAGGCCGCCTGA
- a CDS encoding metallophosphoesterase, whose protein sequence is MEYLVSDLHLDHDNIIDYCDRPFGSVEEMNETLVERWNRVVDPTDEVLYGGDLTIRSSAGALLDWLDELNGELVFLIGNHDGTILERLDGVQFVEEFRFERRGVPFHAVHDPADGPSNPKGWVLHGHHHNNWPDRFPFIDHDARRVNISIELLDYRPLATDRLVDFLALGEGFPDRAAAENALST, encoded by the coding sequence ATGGAGTACCTGGTCTCAGATCTCCACCTCGACCACGACAATATCATCGACTACTGCGATAGACCGTTCGGCTCGGTCGAAGAGATGAACGAGACGCTGGTCGAGCGGTGGAATCGCGTCGTCGATCCGACCGACGAGGTGTTGTACGGCGGCGACCTGACGATCCGCAGTTCAGCGGGAGCCCTGTTGGACTGGCTCGACGAACTCAACGGCGAGCTCGTCTTCCTCATCGGAAACCACGACGGGACGATACTGGAGCGGTTGGACGGGGTTCAGTTCGTCGAGGAGTTCCGCTTCGAGCGGCGGGGGGTCCCGTTCCACGCCGTCCACGACCCGGCGGACGGACCGTCGAACCCGAAGGGCTGGGTACTCCACGGCCACCACCACAACAACTGGCCGGATCGGTTCCCCTTCATCGACCACGACGCCCGCCGCGTGAACATCTCGATCGAACTGCTGGACTACCGTCCGCTGGCGACCGACAGGCTGGTCGATTTCTTGGCCCTCGGTGAGGGTTTCCCGGACCGAGCCGCCGCTGAGAACGCGCTATCGACGTAG
- a CDS encoding branched-chain amino acid transaminase, with protein sequence MGFDEMDVDTIWKNGEFLDWEDATTHVLTHALHYGSGVFEGVRCYDTEQGPAIFRWEEHLDRLFDSAKMYDMDIEHSREEITEATLELLDRQDLDSAYIRPIAYYGYDSLGVSPKDCPTDLVLAAWPWGAYLGEEALEDGVDVMVSSWRKHASSQVPTNVKTTGLYVNSMLAGEEARRNGYVEAIVLNKEGNVAEGPGENIFMVNDGEIYTTGPAQSILEGITRDTVIALAEERGYEVHDEAVISRGQLYTADELFFTGSAAEVTPIRSVDDTEIGAGTRGPVTEELQQAFFDLVERRTDDHDEWFTYL encoded by the coding sequence ATGGGATTCGACGAGATGGACGTCGACACGATCTGGAAGAACGGGGAGTTCCTCGACTGGGAGGACGCGACGACCCACGTTCTGACCCACGCGCTCCACTACGGGAGCGGCGTGTTCGAAGGCGTCCGCTGTTACGACACGGAGCAGGGACCGGCGATCTTCCGCTGGGAGGAACACCTCGACCGGCTGTTCGACTCCGCGAAGATGTACGACATGGACATCGAACACTCCCGCGAGGAGATCACCGAGGCGACCCTCGAACTGCTCGACCGGCAGGACCTCGACTCCGCGTACATCCGGCCGATCGCCTACTACGGCTACGACTCGCTGGGCGTCTCCCCGAAGGACTGCCCGACCGACCTCGTCCTCGCGGCGTGGCCGTGGGGCGCGTACCTCGGCGAGGAGGCCCTCGAAGACGGCGTCGACGTGATGGTCTCCTCGTGGCGGAAACACGCCTCCTCGCAGGTGCCGACGAACGTGAAGACGACCGGCCTCTACGTCAACTCCATGCTGGCGGGCGAGGAGGCGCGCCGGAACGGCTACGTCGAGGCCATCGTCCTCAACAAGGAGGGCAACGTCGCGGAGGGCCCCGGCGAGAACATCTTCATGGTCAACGACGGCGAGATCTACACCACCGGGCCCGCCCAGTCCATCCTCGAAGGGATCACCCGCGACACCGTGATCGCCCTCGCCGAGGAGCGCGGCTACGAGGTCCACGACGAGGCGGTCATCTCCCGCGGCCAGCTGTACACCGCCGACGAGCTGTTCTTCACGGGCTCCGCCGCGGAGGTCACCCCGATCCGCTCGGTCGACGACACCGAGATCGGCGCGGGCACCCGCGGGCCGGTCACCGAGGAGCTCCAGCAGGCCTTCTTCGACCTGGTCGAGCGGCGGACGGACGACCACGACGAGTGGTTCACCTACCTCTAA
- the ribB gene encoding 3,4-dihydroxy-2-butanone-4-phosphate synthase, with translation MRADVDADPEASPGAGESTDAAESADATDPVERALDAFRAGDPVCVHDFADREGETDIVYPAGAVDEAAVAHMRNDAGGLICVAVSDAVGDAFDLPFLADALDHPAVDDDPDYDDRSSFSLPVNHRETFTGITDADRAKTIVEVANAAGRVRKDPTGYGPEDFAAEFRAPGHVHVLRGDRDGLSGRTGHTELGLAMAEAVGAAPAAVVCEMLDDETGDALAPADAAAYAARRDIPYVEGAALVEALK, from the coding sequence ATGCGCGCCGACGTCGACGCCGACCCGGAGGCGAGCCCGGGCGCCGGCGAGTCGACCGACGCCGCCGAGTCCGCGGACGCGACCGACCCCGTCGAGCGCGCGCTCGACGCCTTCCGCGCCGGCGACCCGGTCTGCGTCCACGACTTCGCGGACCGCGAGGGGGAGACGGACATCGTCTACCCGGCCGGCGCCGTCGACGAGGCCGCGGTCGCGCACATGCGCAACGACGCGGGGGGCCTGATCTGCGTGGCCGTGAGCGACGCGGTCGGCGACGCGTTCGACCTGCCGTTCCTCGCGGACGCGCTCGACCACCCCGCGGTCGACGACGACCCCGACTACGACGACCGCTCCTCCTTTTCGCTGCCGGTGAACCACCGCGAGACGTTCACCGGGATCACCGACGCCGACCGCGCGAAGACCATCGTCGAGGTGGCGAACGCCGCCGGCCGCGTCCGGAAGGACCCGACCGGCTACGGGCCGGAGGACTTCGCGGCGGAGTTCCGCGCGCCCGGCCACGTCCACGTCCTGCGCGGCGACCGCGACGGCCTCTCCGGGCGGACGGGCCACACCGAACTCGGCCTCGCGATGGCCGAGGCCGTGGGCGCCGCGCCCGCCGCCGTCGTCTGCGAGATGCTCGACGACGAGACGGGCGACGCGCTCGCGCCCGCCGACGCCGCCGCCTACGCGGCCCGCCGCGACATCCCGTACGTCGAGGGCGCGGCGCTCGTCGAAGCGCTGAAGTAA